In Thermoanaerobaculia bacterium, the genomic window TGCCGATCTTCGCCATGATGCCGAGTGCCAGCCGCCGGTGGAGATTCCACTGCTGCATCGCCGCCGCGACCGCCATGCCGCCGGCGAAGAGGAAGATGTAGGGGTCGAAATAGGGCGAGAGCGCGGCACCGAAGCCGGCCACACGGCCACCGCCGAAGACACCGAGCAGCGGGAAGAGGACGATCGGCAGGCAGGCGGTCCAGTAGATCGGAATCGCCTCGGTCAGCCACCAGACCGCCATCAGCGCCGCGACCGCCGCCGCCATCGCCGGCCGCGATCCGGCCCCCGCCTGATGGTGCAGCGGCGAGTCGAGGAGGGCGAGCAGGCCAGCGATGGCGAGGCCGATGGCGATCGGCAGCGGCTTGAAACGCGCGGGTGCTTCGTCCCCGGAGATCACGGCGCGCGCAGCCTATCGCGGCGCCGGCCGCCGGGTGGCGCCCTACATCGAGGCGTCCTGCACGATCCGCCAGCCGGCAGGCAGGCGATGGAAGACCAGCAATGTGAGGCCGGAGACGTCGGGTTTGTCGGGATAGGCGAGCGTCCAGCGGGCGACGACCGAGGCGGTGCTCTCACCGCCGGGGCGCAGTTCGAGGATTTCGAGCGAGAGCCTCCCCATCGCCGCGCGGTCGGGGTAGCGCTGGCGGTAGCGCTCGACGAGCGCCGCCCGCCCCTGCGTCATCCCCGACGGCGCGACGAACGTCGCGTCGTCGGCGTAGATGGAGGCGAACGCGGGAACATCGCCGCGCGACCAGTCCGCTGCCTGCGCGGCGAGGAGGCCCGCGATCTCGGCACGCAGATCGGTCGCGGACGACAGCTGCGAAGCGGCTGGCACGTCTGGCGGGACCGCGGCCAGAAGCTCTGCCGATGGAGCCAGGACGAGCATCGCGCCGACGGCAAGTGCTGGAAGCGACGAAAGCACGACGTTGGCTTCGATTGCGCGAGAGCGCCTCATCCTCGAACCCCCCTTTGCTGAAAGTTCCTGCTTCAAGAACCCATCGGCCAGCTTCGTAGGATGCGGTAAGCGAAGCGCACCGCATCGGTCGCGTGGCGGCGGAGGCCTTCGGAACGCGATCGATGCGTTTCGCTGCGCTCAACAGATCCTACGTTTTCCGGATCCCCGGCTAGAGGAAATGCAGCGTCTCGTCCACCCGTGGCGCCTTGCGGCGCGCGGCAGCGGCGCGCTTGGCGCGGAAGAAGTCGCTGAAGTCGTCGGCGTCGCCGCCGCCGCCACCGAACTCGCCGCCCTCGCCTTCCGGGCCGTCACCGCCCATTTGCGCCTCGAGCTCGTCCATATCGGCGCCCTCGGCGAGGCGCGCCATCATCTCTTCCATCTTCGGCCCAGCCTCGAGACCGGTCGCCTCCTGGAAGCGCGCGAGGAAGCGGGCCAGCTGCTTCGGATCCTGCTGCGCGTTGTCGTCCATCCCCTCCATCTCGGCGGCGAGCGAGTCCATGACGCCGGCCATACGCTCCTCGTCCAGCCCGGCGAGCGGATCGTCGGCATCCCCCTCGGCGTCGGAGCCTGGGCCCCCCGCGCCGCCCGACTTGGCCGCGGACAGCGCCGCGAAACGCGACGGCTTCCTTTCGAGATCCGCTTTCCCACACTGCGGACAGGCCGGCCGCAAGGCAGTATCGATCCGCGACGAGAAGAAGCTGAAGACGGTATGACAGTCAGGGCAGTAGAACTCGTAGATGGGCATACGCGACTGTTTTTAGCACAGCCGCAGGCAACCCGGCGGGGTGGGGGGAGTGACCAGATCGGCGCCTACACTGCCAGCATGGCGAATTCCGCAAACGTCGCAGGCCTGCGCAAACTGCTGCCGGGCGAGCTTTCAGTTGGGCGCGCCGCTAGGAAAGTGTCCCTTCTTGCGGCAGAGTGACGGTCTGTTCGGTGAGGGGGCTCCCATGCGTATCCGTCAGATTCTCGTCGCGACCCTGCTTCTCGGCGCGCCATCGGCCGTCCTTCCGGCTCTGGACGGAGATCTCGATCCGACCTTCTGGAGCGGTGGCGCGGTCCTCCTCGATGGCGCGGTCTACTTCGAGGTGACGGCGCTGCTCTCGGCGCCGGACGGCCGGTTGGTGGTCACGGGCAGCCACCGGGACACGTTCGACGGCGCCAGGGAGTGGTTCTGGCAGCGTGTCGACGACGACTCCGCCGACGCCGTCTGCTACTTTCCCTTCCCCGGCGCAACCACCGCGACGAACTCTGCCGCGACGTTCGATGGTGCCGGTCGGCTGCTCCTCGCCGGAGACGCGGTCTACAGCGGCAGCAGCCGGCTCGCCGCGGCTCGTTTCGCCTATCCGGCCTGCCTCCTCGACGACGCCTTCGACGGCGACGGCTACTGGACGCTCGACATCGCCGGCGGGCAGGAGCGGCTCCGGGCGGTCGCCACCTCCGATCTCGGCGAGGTGGCTTTCGGCGGAATCTACGATCCGACCGCCGGCTCGAGAGACCTGCTCGTCGTCCTGACGAGCTCCTCTGGCGCCCTCGATCCGACCTTCTCGGGTAACGGCTGGCTCACCTTCGATCCCTCCGCCGCCGGGCTCTTTGACGAGGTCGTGGGCATCGCCTTCGACAGCGCCGGCCGCGTCGTGGTCGGCGGAACGACACTCTTCGGCGATGCCGACGGCGGCGATGATTGGATGGTCACCCGCTTCACTCCAGAGGGCGACCCGGACGGGAGTTTCGACGTCGACGGGGTCGCGCGCGTAGCGTTCGATCTCGAAAGTCCGTCCGCTCAGCGCGACATTCTGCGCGCGATGGCGATCGATCCGAACGGTGGTGAGATCGTCCTCGCTGGTGCGGCTGAGTCCGACAGCGTCTATGACTCGGCGCTCGCGCGCCTGCTGCCGAGCGGCGCGCCCGACGTGAGCTTCTCGGGAGACGGCAAGCTCAACACCTCCTTAAGCGGCGCGCGCTCCGAGCTGAAGGCGGTGGCCGTCGACGGGCTCGGGCGGATCTACGCCTCCGGCTTTCGCACGCCGCCCACCCTCAACGCGGACTTCGTGGCGCTGCGTACCACGGCTGTGGGAGCCCTGGATGCGTCGTTCTCGACCGACGGCTGGACGACACTCGGTTTCGACGCCAGCCCACCGAACGTCCTCGACTACAGCACGGCGGCAGCGCTCGACGACGGCCGATGGGCGGTCGCCGGAGATGTCCAGGTCGGCACAGGCGCGGCCTACCGTCCAGGGCTCGCACGGTTCGAGGTCGCGCTCATCTTTGCCGATGGCGTGGAGAGTGGCAGTGCCGGCCAGTGGACCGCAGTTGTCGGCACGCCGTAGCTCGCAACCGCCGGGGCCGCATCTGCGGTTCGGCCGCGAGGCGCTCCTCAGCCCTTCTTCCGGTCCTTTGCGCGTCGGGTAGGTCAGCTGTCGGGCAACCCGCAAGGGTGGGGGGGAGAGTCCGCACCGGGCCCTACACTCTCGGCATGGCGAACTCTTCGAACGTGTCAGGTCTCCGCAAGCTTCTGCAGGGCGAGCTCGAGGGGGTGGTGCTCTACCGGGCGCTCGCCGGACTCGAGAGTCGGCCCGAGTTGAAAGAGGTCTACGGCCGGATGGCCGAGAGCGAGGAGCGGCATGCGGCGCGGTGGCGCAAGCAGCTCCTGGAGGCGGGGGACCGGCGGGGCGATCCGGGCATCGGTTGGCGCACACGGATGATGATCGCGCTGGCCAAGCGTTTCGGCGCCGACTTCATCCTGCCGACGATCGCCGAGCGCGAGAAGATCGACAGCGCCGGCTATGCCGCCGGTGCGCCGGGAATCGCCGCGGCACCGACGCTCGCCGGCGACGAACGCTCGCACGCCAGGCTCCTGGCGGTGATCGCGGCCAAGGGGGCCGGCGGCATGGAGGGCGGGGCCCTCGCGCAGCTCGAGGGGCGCCATCGGGCGGCGGGCGGCAACGCCCTGCGCGCCGCGGTGCTCGGCGCCAACGACGGGCTGGTGTCGAATCTCTCGCTGGTCATGGGTGTGGCCGGCGCCGAGCTCGCCGGCAGCTCGATCCTGGTCACCGGTCTCGCTGGGCTTCTCGCCGGCGCGGGCTCGATGGCGCTCGGCGAGTGGCTGTCGGTACAGAGCGCGCGCGAGCTCTTTCAGCATCAGATCGAGATCGAGAAGGCCGAGCTCGAGGCCGACCCGGAGGAGGAGCGCCGCGAGCTCGAGCTGATCTATCGCGCCAAGGGCCTCGACCCGCAGGCGGCGCAGCAGATCGCCGCCCAGTTGATCGCCGACCCGGCGCGGGCCGTCAACACGCTGGCGATGGAGGAGCTCGGCGTCGACCCCAAGGAGCTCGGCGGGTCGGCCTGGGTGGCGGCGATCACCTCGTTCATCCTCTTCGCCATCGGCGCCGTGATACCGGTCATCCCCTACGGCCTCCTCGAAGGGCAGGCCGCGCTGTGGACGAGTGTCGTGGCGAGCGCGTTCGGCCTGTTCGGCATCGGCGCCCTGATCACCCTGATGACCGGCCGGAGCGTCTGGTTCTCGGGGCTGCGGCAGCTCCTCTTCGGCCTCGTCGCCGCGGCGCTCACCTACGGCGTCGGCCACCTCATCGGGGTTTCGCTGGCGGGCTGAGGCGGGCCCGTTGCTGCTCCCGGACCGCCTCGAGCTGGCGGCGGCGTGCAGTCGCTCGGGCGACTGGCGGGATTTGCCGGACGATTCCGTGGAGATCGGTGAAGGCCGATCCACGAACCGGCTCCGGAGGCTCCGATGCGAAACCTGTCCCGCGCCTTGCTGCTCGCCGTCACCACCCTCGGACTCGCCGCCCCGGGGCTCGCCGTCGACCTCTTCGTCACCCGGTACGACGACCCCGTGCCCGGCGGATGCGACAACCTCGGGCCGCACGCGACCTGGGATTGCTCGCTGCGCGAGGCGGTGATCGCTTCGGTCGCGCTCGAAACCGACGACCGGATCTTCCTCTCGGCCGGCACTTACGAGCTCACCCGCGCCGGCGCGGACGAAGACGCCGGGCTGACCGGCGATCTCGACATCGAAGGCAACCTCGAGATTCTCGGCCCCGGCGCGCCGATGACCGTGATCGACGCCAACGGCCTCGACCGCATCTTTGACGTCGACGACGGTTCGCCTCCGGGAATCGATCAGGTGCTCATCTCCGGCGTCACGCTCACCGGCGGCGCCGCTCCGACTGCGGGAGGTCACGCCGTGTCCGTCGGCGGGGCCGACCTCACGATCGAACGGTGCGAGATCCACGGCAACGACGGGACCAACAATCACACGGTCCGCGCCTCGCTGTTCGCCTCGCTGACGGTTCGGGAGTCGACGATCCGTGACAATGCCGGAGGCGGAGTCTTGATCTCGCAGGCGTCGGGGGTCCTGATCAACACGACGATCTCGAACAACGTCAATACCGAGTTGACGGTCTCCGGAGACGCCACGGTGCTCTGCCAGCACTGCACCGTTCGCGACGACGAGGCGGGCGACGAGATCAACCTCGTGGCCGGTACCTCGATCCTGCAGCTCGCGAGCAGCGTCGTGATCGGCGACTGCGTCGTGGCGGCTGGCAACCAGATCGACTCGCTCGGCGGCAACCTCGAGTCCTCTGGCGCGACCTGCGACCTCGGCTCGGGCGACCTCGAGAACGTGGCCTCCCACGGCCTCGGCGCGCTCGGCTGGAACGGCGGACCGACGACCACCCACGTGCCCGGCGTGACGAGCCCGGCGCTCGGCCTCGCCACTTCGCTCTTCTGCGCGCCGAGCGATCAGCGCGGCGCCACGCGCGACGCCGAGAGCTGCGACGCCGGTTCGGTCGAGCGCTCGATCGTCCGGCCGCCGATCCCGCTCTTCGCCGACGGCTTTCTGCAGGCCGACAACGAAGCCTGGAGCGCGACGTTGCCGTAGGAGCTGGCGCGATTTCTACAATCCGGGAAACCGCCCGACCCGATATCCAGGTCCGTCCGGCCGAGGATGGGCGACTCATCGCCGGAGGAGCGGACTCTTCCTTCTCCGGCGACTTTCGCGCGGAGCGCCGCCTCGCGCGGCGGGTGCGGCGCGCCCCTCGCGGACTGTCGAATCGGTTCCCCGAGGCCGGATTGGAGATCGCCGGCGCCGGATCAGGAGTCTCCGGAGCGTTCCGAGCCACCTGTGCAGCGAATCCGCCGAGGCGCCAGGCAGAGTGCTGCCAGCAAGTTGCGAGGCGATTCTCGGCAGGTTCCAGGCGAGCGCTCCGGCACGCCACTCTTGGTAGCCTCACCCGATGCGTACTTTCGTGCTGTTGGCGCTTGCCCTCGCCGCTCCGGTCGCCACTGCCGCCGCCTCCGACACCGGTGGGCCGCTGTCGGCGGATCAGGCGGCCTACGACGTCCTGGCCTACGATCTCGACCTGGCGATCGACCCCGAGGCGGAGCGCCTAGACGGCATCGTGACCCTCGAAGCACGTACCGTGGGCGCGCTGCGTCGTCTGGAGCTGGACCTGGACGACGGCCTGCAGGTGAGGTCGGTCACACTGGGCCTCGACGAGAGTCCCCCGCAGTCGGCGGCCTTTCGCCACGGCGGCGGCAAGCTCTGGGTCGAGATGCCCGAGCCGGTCGCGGGCGACCGGAGGTTGCGGGTCGCCGTTCACTACGGCGGCCGGCCCCGCGTCGCGGCGAATGCGCCGTGGGAGGGCGGCTTCACCTGGAAACGGACCGCCACCGGCCAGCCCTGGTTCGGTGTGTCGTGCCAGACCGATGGCGCCGACGTGTGGTGGCCCTGCAAGGACCACCCCTCCGACGAGCCCGAGGACGGCGTTCGCCTCCATCTGCGCGTGCCGGAGGGTCTGACGGTGGTCGCCAGCGGGCGTCTGCTGGGCATCGACGATCACGACGACGGGACCCGCACGTGGCACTGGGCCACCACGGGTGCGATCAACCTCTACGACGTCACCGTCAACGCCGCGCCCTTCGTGGAGCTCACGGCACCCTTCACCAGCGTCGCCGGAACCGAGCTGCCCATCACCCGCTGGGCGCTCGCGGATACGCCCGAAGAGCGTCTGCTGCTCGCCCAGGTGATCGACTTCGTCACTTTCCTCGAAGGCGAGCTCGGGCCCTACCCCTTTCGCGCCGACAAGCTGCACCTGGTGGCCACGCCCTATCTGGCGATGGAGCACCAGACCGCCGTCGCCTACGCTCCCGCCGACCCGGCCCATCGGGAGAGCCGCCATGGCTATCACTGGATCGCCCTCCACGAGCTCGCCCATGAGTGGTGGGGCAACCTGGTCTCGGCGTCCGACTGGCGCGACTTCTGGCTGCACGAGGGCTTCGACGGCTTCATGGAGGTGCTCTACGCCGAGCGTCGCTTCGGGGAGGAGGCCGCGCGCCGGGTTCTCGAGCGCTTTCGGCCCGCGATCCGCAACCAGCGGCCGGTCGCCCCGAGAGCCGAGAGCTCGCTGCGCCAGGTCTATCGCGCTCTCGAGCCGACGCTGCCCGCCGCCGCGAGCCAGAACCCCAGGCCGACGGACATCGATGCCTACACGAAAGGGGCCTGGGTACTGCACAGCCTGCGTTGGCTGGTGGGGGACGAGGTCTTCTTCCCCCTGCTGCGCCGCTGGGCCTACCCGACGGCGGAGATGGAGACGATCACCGACGGCCGCCAGTGCCGGCTGGTCTCCACCGGGGATTTTCTGCGCCATGCCAGCGAGGCGGCTGGCCGCGATCTGGCCTGGTTCTTCGAGGTCTACCTCCGCCAGCCGGACCTGCCGCGGCTGCGCTCGAGCCGGCAGGGCGACGAGCTGACCTTGTGGTGGGAAACCGCGGGCGATCTCCCTTTCCCCATGCCGGTCGAGATCCTCGGCGCCGGGGGCGAGCTCCTGCGCCTCGGTATGGAGGAGGGTCGCGTCACGCTCCCCTGGCCCGCCGGCCGGGCCGCGCCGGTCGTCGATCCGCGCGGACGCGTGTTGCGTGCCGCGGACTGACAGCGTCGGGGCAGGCGGCGAAAGACAATCTCCTGTCCGATGAGCGGCGCGGAGCCTACTGCAGCGTGTTCTTGTAGACCTTGCCGTCCTTCATGATCACGCTGAAGTTCTTCGCCGGATCGCCGATCAGGTCGAGATTTGCGAGCGGGTCCCCGTCGACGAGCAGCAGGTCGGCGTAGGCGCCCTCCTCGACCACGCCGAGCTTGCCCGGGTAGGGGTTGCGCGGTCCGGAAAGCGCGAGCAACTGCGCGTTGTCGTGCGTGACGAGCTTGAGAACCTCCGCGGGCGTCATCCACTGCTTCAGCTTGAGGATGTCTGCAGCCTGCTTCGCGTTCTGTCGCGGATCGAAGAGAAAATCCGTGCCCCAGGCCAGCTTGACACCATACTTCCTCGCCCACTCGAAGGCGCTGTCGGTGCCCTCGATCACCTGGGCCTTCTTCCTGCGCGTCGACTCCGGAGCCGTTTGCGGAGCCGGCTCGAGCGCCTGCAGGCTGAGCCAGATGCCGTTCTCGGCCAGCAGCTTCATGGTCTCCTCGTCGAGCAGCTGGCCGTGCTCGATGCACTGGACGCCGGCTTCGACCGCGCGGCGAACGGCCTTCGCGGTGTACGCATGCACGGTGACGTAGGTATTCCAGTCAGCGGCGGCCTCGACGGCGGCCTTCATCTCGTCGAGCGTGTACTGCGTGACGTCGAGCGGATCGTAAGCCGAAGCCGCACCGCCGCCGGCCATCACCTTGATCTGGCTCGCCGCGGCGCGCAGGTTCTCACGCGTTGCGGTCAGCACTTCGTCGCGGCCGTCGGCGATGAAATTCGCACCGAGCAGCTCGCCCTTCGAGACGTCGCCGAAGAACCGCCGCGAACGCTCCTGAGGCAGGCGCGAGTCGCCGTGCCCGGAGGTCTGCGAAATCATCGCGCCGCTCGGATAGATGCGCGGGCCGGGCAGTTCGCCCTTGTCCATCTTCGGCAGCGCCCGGAGCATCGGGCCGCCCAGATCGCGT contains:
- a CDS encoding anion permease — encoded protein: MAAAVAALMAVWWLTEAIPIYWTACLPIVLFPLLGVFGGGRVAGFGAALSPYFDPYIFLFAGGMAVAAAMQQWNLHRRLALGIMAKIG
- a CDS encoding nuclear transport factor 2 family protein — its product is MRRSRAIEANVVLSSLPALAVGAMLVLAPSAELLAAVPPDVPAASQLSSATDLRAEIAGLLAAQAADWSRGDVPAFASIYADDATFVAPSGMTQGRAALVERYRQRYPDRAAMGRLSLEILELRPGGESTASVVARWTLAYPDKPDVSGLTLLVFHRLPAGWRIVQDASM
- a CDS encoding zinc ribbon domain-containing protein, yielding MPIYEFYCPDCHTVFSFFSSRIDTALRPACPQCGKADLERKPSRFAALSAAKSGGAGGPGSDAEGDADDPLAGLDEERMAGVMDSLAAEMEGMDDNAQQDPKQLARFLARFQEATGLEAGPKMEEMMARLAEGADMDELEAQMGGDGPEGEGGEFGGGGGDADDFSDFFRAKRAAAARRKAPRVDETLHFL
- a CDS encoding VIT1/CCC1 transporter family protein; this translates as MANSSNVSGLRKLLQGELEGVVLYRALAGLESRPELKEVYGRMAESEERHAARWRKQLLEAGDRRGDPGIGWRTRMMIALAKRFGADFILPTIAEREKIDSAGYAAGAPGIAAAPTLAGDERSHARLLAVIAAKGAGGMEGGALAQLEGRHRAAGGNALRAAVLGANDGLVSNLSLVMGVAGAELAGSSILVTGLAGLLAGAGSMALGEWLSVQSARELFQHQIEIEKAELEADPEEERRELELIYRAKGLDPQAAQQIAAQLIADPARAVNTLAMEELGVDPKELGGSAWVAAITSFILFAIGAVIPVIPYGLLEGQAALWTSVVASAFGLFGIGALITLMTGRSVWFSGLRQLLFGLVAAALTYGVGHLIGVSLAG
- a CDS encoding right-handed parallel beta-helix repeat-containing protein — protein: MRNLSRALLLAVTTLGLAAPGLAVDLFVTRYDDPVPGGCDNLGPHATWDCSLREAVIASVALETDDRIFLSAGTYELTRAGADEDAGLTGDLDIEGNLEILGPGAPMTVIDANGLDRIFDVDDGSPPGIDQVLISGVTLTGGAAPTAGGHAVSVGGADLTIERCEIHGNDGTNNHTVRASLFASLTVRESTIRDNAGGGVLISQASGVLINTTISNNVNTELTVSGDATVLCQHCTVRDDEAGDEINLVAGTSILQLASSVVIGDCVVAAGNQIDSLGGNLESSGATCDLGSGDLENVASHGLGALGWNGGPTTTHVPGVTSPALGLATSLFCAPSDQRGATRDAESCDAGSVERSIVRPPIPLFADGFLQADNEAWSATLP
- a CDS encoding M1 family metallopeptidase, which codes for MRTFVLLALALAAPVATAAASDTGGPLSADQAAYDVLAYDLDLAIDPEAERLDGIVTLEARTVGALRRLELDLDDGLQVRSVTLGLDESPPQSAAFRHGGGKLWVEMPEPVAGDRRLRVAVHYGGRPRVAANAPWEGGFTWKRTATGQPWFGVSCQTDGADVWWPCKDHPSDEPEDGVRLHLRVPEGLTVVASGRLLGIDDHDDGTRTWHWATTGAINLYDVTVNAAPFVELTAPFTSVAGTELPITRWALADTPEERLLLAQVIDFVTFLEGELGPYPFRADKLHLVATPYLAMEHQTAVAYAPADPAHRESRHGYHWIALHELAHEWWGNLVSASDWRDFWLHEGFDGFMEVLYAERRFGEEAARRVLERFRPAIRNQRPVAPRAESSLRQVYRALEPTLPAAASQNPRPTDIDAYTKGAWVLHSLRWLVGDEVFFPLLRRWAYPTAEMETITDGRQCRLVSTGDFLRHASEAAGRDLAWFFEVYLRQPDLPRLRSSRQGDELTLWWETAGDLPFPMPVEILGAGGELLRLGMEEGRVTLPWPAGRAAPVVDPRGRVLRAAD
- a CDS encoding amidohydrolase family protein encodes the protein MLGAAFSATAAQETGVSIENVRIFDGTSASLSAPSNVLVVGNRIRSISAKPIAAPAGTTVTRIQGGGRTLMPGLIDNHVHIALSTTSQTDLLSDATTADVLQARATAEAGDMLMRGFTAVRDLGGPMLRALPKMDKGELPGPRIYPSGAMISQTSGHGDSRLPQERSRRFFGDVSKGELLGANFIADGRDEVLTATRENLRAAASQIKVMAGGGAASAYDPLDVTQYTLDEMKAAVEAAADWNTYVTVHAYTAKAVRRAVEAGVQCIEHGQLLDEETMKLLAENGIWLSLQALEPAPQTAPESTRRKKAQVIEGTDSAFEWARKYGVKLAWGTDFLFDPRQNAKQAADILKLKQWMTPAEVLKLVTHDNAQLLALSGPRNPYPGKLGVVEEGAYADLLLVDGDPLANLDLIGDPAKNFSVIMKDGKVYKNTLQ